A genome region from Sardina pilchardus chromosome 22, fSarPil1.1, whole genome shotgun sequence includes the following:
- the kcnc3b gene encoding potassium voltage-gated channel subfamily C member 3b isoform X2, which translates to MPCPSESEKIVINCGGVRHETYRSTLKTLPGTRLSWLTEPDAFSNFDYDPKIDEFFFDRHPSVFSFILNYYRTGKLHCPNDVCGPLFEEELAFWGIDETDVEACCWMNYRQHRDAEEALDSFENPEPDAQEDDPALTGGADGDLKRLCLQEDGRKVGWWRVWQPRIWNLFEDPYSSKYARYVAFLSLFFILVSISTFCMETHEAFNTIYNRTENVTVGNTTQEEIVYEVVTDSWLTYVEGMCVIWFTIEVITRVFFCPDKAEFFKSSLNIIDFVAILPFYLEVGLSGLSSKAAKDVLGFLRVVRFVRILRIFKLTRHFVGLRVLGHTLRASTNEFLLLIIFLALGVLIFATMIYYAERIGADPADPTASAHTNFKNIPIGFWWAVVTMTTLGYGDMYPETWSGMLVGALCALAGVLTIAMPVPVIVNNFGMYYSLAMAKQKLPKKKNKHIPRAPQPGSPNYCKPDALAMATASPQRILGNVLGGVMGSGGSLGLTGDCPLAQEEIIEINRDSKQNGDAANAALANEDCPTIDQVLSPEERSPAGRTRDRYPQDRACFLLNTREFRTTDTNVRKVLSF; encoded by the exons ATGCCTTGTCCGTCGGAAAGCGAGAAAATTGTGATAAACTGCGGGGGGGTTCGACACGAGACTTACCGCAGCACCTTGAAGACGCTGCCCGGCACCCGTCTGTCATGGTTGACGGAACCGGACGCATTTAGCAACTTTGATTACGACCCCAAAATCGACGAGTTCTTCTTCGATCGCCACCCGTCCGTTTTCTCATTCATCCTTAACTATTACCGGACGGGAAAGTTGCACTGTCCCAACGATGTGTGCGGTCCGCTGTTCGAGGAGGAGCTCGCCTTCTGGGGCATCGACGAGACGGATGTGGAGGCTTGCTGCTGGATGAACTACCGACAGCATCGGGACGCGGAGGAGGCGTTGGACAGCTTCGAGAACCCCGAGCCGGACGCACAGGAGGATGACCCAGCGCTCACGGGTGGCGCGGATGGAGACCTGAAGAGACTTTGTCTGCAAGAGGATGGGAGGAAGGTGGGCTGGTGGCGCGTATGGCAGCCTAGAATCTGGAACCTGTTTGAGGACCCCTATTCGTCCAAATATGCGCGG TATGTggcgttcctctctctcttcttcatcctcgtctccatctccaccttctgCATGGAGACGCACGAGGCCTTCAACACCATCTACAACCGCACAGAGAACGTGACGGTGGGCAACACCACCCAGGAGGAGATTGTGTACGAGGTGGTGACCGACAGCTGGCTGACCTACGTGGAGGGCATGTGCGTCATCTGGTTCACCATCGAGGTCATCACGCGCGTGTTCTTCTGCCCGGACAAGGCGGAGTTTTTCAAGAGCTCGCTGAACATCATTGACTTTGTGGCCATCCTGCCCTTCTACCTGGAGGTGGGCCTGAGCGGACTCTCCTCCAAGGCGGCCAAGGACGTGCTGGGCTTCCTCCGCGTGGTGCGTTTCGTGCGCATCCTGCGCATCTTCAAGCTGACGCGCCACTTCGTGGGGCTGCGCGTGCTCGGCCACACGCTGCGCGCCAGCACCAACGAGTTCCTCCTGCTCATCATCTTCCTGGCGCTGGGCGTGCTCATCTTCGCCACCATGATCTACTACGCCGAGCGCATCGGCGCCGACCCGGCCGACCCCACCGCCAGCGCCCACACCAACTTCAAGAACATCCCCATCGGCTTCTGGTGGGCGGTGGTCACCATGACCACGCTGGGCTACGGGGACATGTACCCGGAGACGTGGTCGGGCATGCTGGTGGGCGCCCTCTGCGCCCTGGCGGGCGTGCTGACCATCGCCATGCCCGTGCCCGTCATCGTCAACAACTTCGGCATGTACTACTCGCTGGCCATGGCCAAGCAGAAGCTGCCCAAGAAGAAGAACAAGCACATTCCGCGGGCGCCCCAGCCCGGCTCGCCCAACTACTGTAAGCCCGACGCGCTCGCCATGGCTACTGCCTCGCCCCAGAGAATCTTGGGTAACGTGCTGGGTGGCGTGATGGGCTCAGGGGGCTCGCTGGGCCTCACCGGGGACTGTCCACTCGCACAGGAGGAGATCATCGAGATAAACCGAG actcgaAGCAGAACGGCGACGCGGCCAACGCTGCCCTGGCCAACGAGGACTGCCCCACGATTGACCAGGTCCTGAGCCCCGAGGAGCGCAGCCCGGCGGGCCGCACCCGCGACCGCTACCCGCAGGACCGCGCCTGCTTCCTGCTAAACACGCGCGAGTTCCGCACCACTGACACAAACGTGAGGAAAG
- the kcnc3b gene encoding potassium voltage-gated channel subfamily C member 3b isoform X1 — protein MPCPSESEKIVINCGGVRHETYRSTLKTLPGTRLSWLTEPDAFSNFDYDPKIDEFFFDRHPSVFSFILNYYRTGKLHCPNDVCGPLFEEELAFWGIDETDVEACCWMNYRQHRDAEEALDSFENPEPDAQEDDPALTGGADGDLKRLCLQEDGRKVGWWRVWQPRIWNLFEDPYSSKYARYVAFLSLFFILVSISTFCMETHEAFNTIYNRTENVTVGNTTQEEIVYEVVTDSWLTYVEGMCVIWFTIEVITRVFFCPDKAEFFKSSLNIIDFVAILPFYLEVGLSGLSSKAAKDVLGFLRVVRFVRILRIFKLTRHFVGLRVLGHTLRASTNEFLLLIIFLALGVLIFATMIYYAERIGADPADPTASAHTNFKNIPIGFWWAVVTMTTLGYGDMYPETWSGMLVGALCALAGVLTIAMPVPVIVNNFGMYYSLAMAKQKLPKKKNKHIPRAPQPGSPNYCKPDALAMATASPQRILGNVLGGVMGSGGSLGLTGDCPLAQEEIIEINRDSKQNGDAANAALANEDCPTIDQVLSPEERSPAGRTRDRYPQDRACFLLNTREFRTTDTNVRKDLWTYSLTD, from the exons ATGCCTTGTCCGTCGGAAAGCGAGAAAATTGTGATAAACTGCGGGGGGGTTCGACACGAGACTTACCGCAGCACCTTGAAGACGCTGCCCGGCACCCGTCTGTCATGGTTGACGGAACCGGACGCATTTAGCAACTTTGATTACGACCCCAAAATCGACGAGTTCTTCTTCGATCGCCACCCGTCCGTTTTCTCATTCATCCTTAACTATTACCGGACGGGAAAGTTGCACTGTCCCAACGATGTGTGCGGTCCGCTGTTCGAGGAGGAGCTCGCCTTCTGGGGCATCGACGAGACGGATGTGGAGGCTTGCTGCTGGATGAACTACCGACAGCATCGGGACGCGGAGGAGGCGTTGGACAGCTTCGAGAACCCCGAGCCGGACGCACAGGAGGATGACCCAGCGCTCACGGGTGGCGCGGATGGAGACCTGAAGAGACTTTGTCTGCAAGAGGATGGGAGGAAGGTGGGCTGGTGGCGCGTATGGCAGCCTAGAATCTGGAACCTGTTTGAGGACCCCTATTCGTCCAAATATGCGCGG TATGTggcgttcctctctctcttcttcatcctcgtctccatctccaccttctgCATGGAGACGCACGAGGCCTTCAACACCATCTACAACCGCACAGAGAACGTGACGGTGGGCAACACCACCCAGGAGGAGATTGTGTACGAGGTGGTGACCGACAGCTGGCTGACCTACGTGGAGGGCATGTGCGTCATCTGGTTCACCATCGAGGTCATCACGCGCGTGTTCTTCTGCCCGGACAAGGCGGAGTTTTTCAAGAGCTCGCTGAACATCATTGACTTTGTGGCCATCCTGCCCTTCTACCTGGAGGTGGGCCTGAGCGGACTCTCCTCCAAGGCGGCCAAGGACGTGCTGGGCTTCCTCCGCGTGGTGCGTTTCGTGCGCATCCTGCGCATCTTCAAGCTGACGCGCCACTTCGTGGGGCTGCGCGTGCTCGGCCACACGCTGCGCGCCAGCACCAACGAGTTCCTCCTGCTCATCATCTTCCTGGCGCTGGGCGTGCTCATCTTCGCCACCATGATCTACTACGCCGAGCGCATCGGCGCCGACCCGGCCGACCCCACCGCCAGCGCCCACACCAACTTCAAGAACATCCCCATCGGCTTCTGGTGGGCGGTGGTCACCATGACCACGCTGGGCTACGGGGACATGTACCCGGAGACGTGGTCGGGCATGCTGGTGGGCGCCCTCTGCGCCCTGGCGGGCGTGCTGACCATCGCCATGCCCGTGCCCGTCATCGTCAACAACTTCGGCATGTACTACTCGCTGGCCATGGCCAAGCAGAAGCTGCCCAAGAAGAAGAACAAGCACATTCCGCGGGCGCCCCAGCCCGGCTCGCCCAACTACTGTAAGCCCGACGCGCTCGCCATGGCTACTGCCTCGCCCCAGAGAATCTTGGGTAACGTGCTGGGTGGCGTGATGGGCTCAGGGGGCTCGCTGGGCCTCACCGGGGACTGTCCACTCGCACAGGAGGAGATCATCGAGATAAACCGAG actcgaAGCAGAACGGCGACGCGGCCAACGCTGCCCTGGCCAACGAGGACTGCCCCACGATTGACCAGGTCCTGAGCCCCGAGGAGCGCAGCCCGGCGGGCCGCACCCGCGACCGCTACCCGCAGGACCGCGCCTGCTTCCTGCTAAACACGCGCGAGTTCCGCACCACTGACACAAACGTGAGGAAAG ACCTGTGGACGTACTCATTGACTGATTGA